One Corynebacterium tuberculostearicum DNA window includes the following coding sequences:
- a CDS encoding fluoride efflux transporter family protein, which yields MPQFLVVGAGAALGAVARYLLSAALGGGMLPLLLINILGSVLMGYFRPGPFWGTGVLGGFTSFATFAFLTSEAHWAVALAYVLATIVGCVGGYLAGDKLR from the coding sequence ATGCCTCAGTTCCTCGTCGTGGGTGCTGGCGCTGCGCTCGGCGCGGTAGCCAGGTACCTCCTCTCCGCCGCGCTCGGCGGCGGCATGCTCCCGCTGCTCCTTATCAATATCCTCGGCAGTGTCCTCATGGGCTACTTCCGCCCCGGCCCCTTTTGGGGCACCGGCGTGCTCGGCGGTTTCACCAGCTTCGCTACCTTCGCTTTCCTAACCTCCGAGGCCCATTGGGCCGTCGCCCTGGCCTATGTCCTAGCCACCATCGTTGGCTGCGTGGGCGGCTACTTGGCAGGTGACAAGCTGCGATGA